The genomic DNA TTCCCCCGGCGGGGAGCGCGCCCCGGGTGAGCGTGCTTTCGTCTTGAGCCGACGCGGAGGAGGCGTAGGGCGTGTCCACCCGCGGCGGCGGTCTGGTGGCGTCCTCCTTCTTCAACTCGAAGTACTTCTGGATGACCGCCATGCCAGCGGGCGCGGCGTCGACGCCACCGTGTCCGCCATGCTCGTTGAGCACCACCACGGCGATCTCCGGCTCATCCGCCGGGGCGATGCCCGCGAACCACGCGTGGTCGCGCTGGAAGAAGTCCATCTGGTGTTCCTTGAGACGGATGGCGCCGATGGCCGCCACCTGCGCGCTGCCCGTCTTGCCCGCCACCACGACGTCCTTGAGGTGCTCCCGAACGCCCGCGGCGGCGCGGTAGGCCGTGCCTCCCGGCTCGTTCACCGTCGCCACGAGCGCGTCCATCACCGACTTGCGATGCGCCTCGGGGATCGCCACCTTGCGCACGACCTGGGGATCGAACTTCTCCACGACGCTGCCATCCAGTCCCTCCACCCGCTCGACGAGCTGCGGCTTGAGCAGCGTGCCGCCGTTGGCGATGGCCGCGTAGAGCATGACGACCTGCAGCGGCGTGGCGTTGACGTCGCCCTGGCCCATGACGCTGTTGAGCGCCATGCCCTTGGTGTAGCCACCGGGGGACACCTTGTCGTGGTACTCGCTGGACGGCATGATGCCCGGCACCTCGGCGAGCACGCCAATGCCCGTGGGCGCGCCCAGGCCCAGCGCCTTGCCCATGTCGGCGATGGGATCCAACCCGATGGTGTCCGCCACCTTGTAGAACCAGGCGTCGCACGAGTACTGCAGTGCCGTCTTGCCATTGACCGGCCCGTGGCCGCTGTCCTTGTGGCAGCGCCAGGCCCGCGCGCCGAGCCGGTAGCTGCCCGTGCAGGTCACCACGGTCTCCGGCCGGAACAGGCCCGACTTGTAGGCCGCCAGCGTGGAGATCACCTTGAAGGTGGAGCCGGGGCTGAAGTGGTTGGCGGAGACGCGGTTGACCATCGGCTGGAGCGGATCCCTCGCCAGCGCGTACATCTGCGACGAGGTGATGCGGCCGGTGAGCAGGTTGGAGTCGAAGCCGGGGCGCGACACCAGCGCGCGGATGAAGCCCGTCTTCACATCCACCACCACCAGGGCACCCGCGGAGCCCGGAAAGGCCTGCTCGGCGGCCTCCTGCAGGCGCATGTCGAGCGACAGCACCAGGTTGTTGCCCGGCCGCGACGGCACCTGGGTGTCCTTGCCCAGCTTGTCGTTGAACTCCTCGAGCACCCGGCCGCGCGCGTTGACGACTTCCTTGCGCACACCGTCCGTGCCGCACAGCGCGGACTCGAACGAGCGCTCCAGGCCGCGCCGCCCGATGTAGTCGCCCAGCGCGTAGCGGCCGCCCTCGGCGTTGAGGCGCTCGAGCTCGTCCGGGTTGATCTCGTTCATGTAGCCGAGCACGTGCGAGAGCACGCTCCCGGTGCGGTAGTTGCGGTGCGGCACGGGCACCACTTCCACGCCGTCGAGCATGTCGCGCCGGGCGTTGATGCGGTCGTACTCGTCGCGGGTCAGGTCCACGCGCACCGGCAGGGGGATGAAGGGAGCCGCGCGGCGCGCGATGCGGATTTGATCCTCCATGCGCTTGCGCGTGGCCTCGTCCCAGCCGAGCAGCTCGCCCAGCCGTGGCAGCACTTCATCCGCGCAGTTGGTGCAGAACGCCGGGGTGACGAAGGCGTCGAACGAGGGGCGGCTGTCCACGAGGATGGTGCCCCGGCGATCCTTGATGAGGCCGCGATCGGCGCGCAGGCGCACTTCCTTCACGAAGTTGGCCACGCTCTTGGCGGCGTACTCCTCGCCCTGGGTGATCTGCAGCCGGTAGAGCTGCACGGCGAGCACCACCAGGCCCAGCACCATGGCCAGGCCCAACCACACGAAGCGGCGCTTGAGATCGCGCCCGGGCGTCGTCTCGGACAGGGTGGGAGGCGTCAACGCAGCAACCCCGCGGAGGAGGTACGGTCCTGCGACACCTCGAAGCGCCGCAGCAGGGGATAGAGCAACGCCGCCGCCAGGCCCGTGAGCGTCACCTGCAACGGCAGGCCCGGCAGGAGCGCCGACGCCGAGCCATCCTTGGTGGTGAGCCAGGTGAAGAAGCTCGCGAGGGCCCCATGGGTCAGGTCTCCGCCCATGGCGAAGAGGACGAAGGTGGCCCGGCCCCGCACGTCCGTCAAGCGCGCCACCAGCTTGCCCAGCAGGAAGATGAAGACGGCCAGGAAGGTGAACAGGCCCGTCGGCTGGCCGCTCATCAGATCGAGCAGGTAGCCCACGGCGAAGGAGGAGATGGCCCCCTCCAGCATGCTGGCGCGCAGGGCCAGGAAGGCCACGAGCACCACCGTCACGTCGATGCGGCTGATGGCCAGTCCCAGCTGCTGCACCAGCACCGACTCCAGGGTCAGCAGCAACAGCGCCAGGCCCACGGTGACCAGGAACTTCATCGCGTGCCTCCCTCGCCCTGCGACTGGGCCATGGTGCCAAAGGGATTGCCCCGCACGAGCACTTCCTCCAGCCGCGTGGTGTCCACCGCGGGCACGAT from Melittangium boletus DSM 14713 includes the following:
- the mrdA gene encoding penicillin-binding protein 2 produces the protein MTPPTLSETTPGRDLKRRFVWLGLAMVLGLVVLAVQLYRLQITQGEEYAAKSVANFVKEVRLRADRGLIKDRRGTILVDSRPSFDAFVTPAFCTNCADEVLPRLGELLGWDEATRKRMEDQIRIARRAAPFIPLPVRVDLTRDEYDRINARRDMLDGVEVVPVPHRNYRTGSVLSHVLGYMNEINPDELERLNAEGGRYALGDYIGRRGLERSFESALCGTDGVRKEVVNARGRVLEEFNDKLGKDTQVPSRPGNNLVLSLDMRLQEAAEQAFPGSAGALVVVDVKTGFIRALVSRPGFDSNLLTGRITSSQMYALARDPLQPMVNRVSANHFSPGSTFKVISTLAAYKSGLFRPETVVTCTGSYRLGARAWRCHKDSGHGPVNGKTALQYSCDAWFYKVADTIGLDPIADMGKALGLGAPTGIGVLAEVPGIMPSSEYHDKVSPGGYTKGMALNSVMGQGDVNATPLQVVMLYAAIANGGTLLKPQLVERVEGLDGSVVEKFDPQVVRKVAIPEAHRKSVMDALVATVNEPGGTAYRAAAGVREHLKDVVVAGKTGSAQVAAIGAIRLKEHQMDFFQRDHAWFAGIAPADEPEIAVVVLNEHGGHGGVDAAPAGMAVIQKYFELKKEDATRPPPRVDTPYASSASAQDESTLTRGALPAGGTGGSNAAAH